The Manihot esculenta cultivar AM560-2 chromosome 8, M.esculenta_v8, whole genome shotgun sequence genomic interval ATTAAGGCGCATGCTGGGCTCTGTTGTAGCCGTCTAAAAACTTTTGAAAGAGATAAAAGGACTACCGATACTCAATAAAAGTAAGgctaaatctaaaaaaaaaaaattctcttaaatattttatggtgtgcatatttttattatgaagAATATATTATTAAGGAGCTCAGATCATGCATGCTAAATTAGTTTGTTGTGACGGTGGTTCATatcgtttaatttaatttctttatattattaataataatatattattattattaattaatttaatttaattttttatttttttaaattaaaatcgatttaaaataattaaaatttttaaaattaaaatttaaataaaattaaatcaaaataaataaaaattaaaatttaaattttaaattaatttaatttgataattttttctatttaaattccaCACGTAACACGAGTCGAGGGGTCTAAGGGGATCCATCCATATTGAGGTTGGATTCATAGCAAATGAGCGTGTAGGCTGGCTTATTGCTACTGGGTGCAAATGCGAACGTGCGAGGATAAGGGTCAAAATTGGAAGAATGGCAGAGTCAAAACGTTGCGGAAGTCCATCCTCGTGTCAACCTGACGTAAATATCTTACTTGTCAGTTTGTGATCCCCATGTGGCCCCAATCATCACCACCACTCAAAAGTTTGGTCCTTCCTATAACAAATTTGTCACTTACCCATCAcgcttattttattaaaatattttcttaaaatatatttttcacattttttaaatattttttaaaataaaattaatcactAAATTCAAagtaaaattatgataattattttaatatttaaaatatttaaaaaaaaatcagttaataaaaaatatatatttttaaaataataaagggTATTGATAGTAAAGGAAATCTTTTATGTAATCGGATATATTCAATGTAATTTTAGcctgtaatttaaaattaaaaaaattatttaaaatataataaaattcatatattaaatttaatttttaaatttttattaattgtatATTTAGATgtgtgtaaaaaaaattaaaaatttaattgagaaatttataatatcttacataaaattaaaaaatacacgaaaaaatatttataatctatctaaaatttttgaaataatcAAAGAAGAACTGAgcgttttaaaaaaaaatacttctgaaaaaaaaattcatgtgTTCATCCACGaatactaaatttaaataatagtgCTCGCATTCTCGATCATTAAGAACCGGCTATAGCCCGTAAACCACGTTGAGTCGTATGGGAGCAGGTCCCTAAAGTTACCGGCTGTTACAGTCATTCTCTCAACTTCACCCCTCGTACTCGCCCAGTCGGTCATAGCCTTCgcctttcttttgttttgttattCGCTCTTCGCATCGATTCTGTATTCGCGTCAACTCTGTTTCTCTCATAGAGGAATCGCCGTTTCTCTCTGTAAGGCAGCTTCAGTTTTCTGGATCTGATTTTGTTTCTTTGTCCTTTAGTTCGTCTCTTTTGTTTGGTTTCTTGCAAAATTGAGGTAAGTAGACTCGGATGAATTTTCCTGGTTGTTGCTCTGTTTTTCTATTATCTTCGTTTCTTTTTTGCTTTTGTGGGGTTATGGATTACGCTCTGTGGTGATTTTGAATTAGAGAGTACCGCAACTTCGTTTTCTCGGTGCTGCTAAGAAATTTCAAGGTCATAATTTTAgtttatctatatttttaacCAGATAATGAATTTGGTTTCAGATGTGGACTGAAGCTGAATGATACCAATTTCTTATCTGTGTATATCAGTGTAAAATCGAGATTTTTTTggtttaacattttttttaatagttcAGCGCCCTTGATGATCAATTTTCTTAGCTTTTTGGAGTTTGGCCTACCTACCTTAGGTTAGAATCTAGTTTTCTATTAATTCTGTTAGTTTCGTGGAATTTGTAAAACTTTTTTTTGAAGTTTGAAGATTTTAAACTTTGTTGTTCTTGTTGCAGAAGTATCAGTTATTCTATTTATTGTCGTTTTTAGGagttttttcccttttcttttttcgtgtatgtatatatgtgtatgtgtgCGTGTGCGTGTACATAGGTATAAAACGATATGGTGCATTGACTTGTGTGATTCGGGTAATGTCTTGGCTCCTTAATCAGCAAACTTCCCTTTCATCGAAATTTAGCTCTGTTTTTAATTGATACTTGAACCATAACTATGTACTGAATTTTCCTCAATTTGATCTATGAGCCTTTGTTGATACAGATATACTCTAGCAACAATGAAGACTGCCAAGGGTAAAGGGGCAGCAAAGGCATCAAAGGAAGCTTTGAAGCCTACTGATGACAGGTTAGTTTAATTTGCATGTATTTCATATTCTGTATAATTATCTAACTATACAGGTCTGTTTGGTATTGCTATTGTAGTTGCTATTGATAAAAATActtgaatatattaattaaaacacTAAAAATTGATTAAGAATTAAATTTGATATCTTATAtccataaagaaaaaaaaaacagccttttttctattttttttttttcaacatcATCCAAAATTATGCTGTTTCTGAAAGCGCTTTTTGGCATGAAACTTAATGCAAAAGGGGCTTATATGTTTTGCTTGTATTCCTTGATTTGCTTGGGGTTGCCATAATGATTGATAAGGTGTTCTCATATAAAAGGGTATTGGTTTGTTGGCTGTTTCCATCTTGGTAAGATCTGTTGATAGCTGATGTTACATATTTGATGGACACAGTGATTAGCGGAATGTTATTGTGATGGATCTATCTCTATCCTTTCCAGAAAGGTTGGAAAGAGGAAGGCAGCAACTGTTGCTGATAAAAGTAGCAAACAAAAGGCTAAGAAGGAGAAAAGGGCAAAGAAAGACCCAAACAAACCAAAGAGGCCTCCTAGTGCTTTCTTTGTCTTCCTGTATGTGTTCCAGTAGAATTTAAATGATTGTTTTGATTTGAATCTTTGGTATTGTTTCATGAATTTATGCCATGTCTATGTTACAGTGAGGAGTTCCGAAAGACTTTCAAGAAAGAGAATCCTAATGTGTCGTCTGTAGCTGCTGTAAGCAACCAACAAatattgaacttttcttttacttCCATTTCATGAGCAAAGCTCTTTTGAAGTTGGACATTGATTCATTGGCATCATTATCTAATTGAAGGTTGGAAAAGCTGGAGGAGAGAAGTGGAAATCAATGACTTCTGCTGTAAGTACATCTATGTGTTCTGATGTGTAGTTTCTTTTGCTCCTCAGTAAGTGGAGCACCTTTGGTTTTGAACTTGCCAAGTGTAGTACAAT includes:
- the LOC110620435 gene encoding high mobility group B protein 1 isoform X1; this encodes MKTAKGKGAAKASKEALKPTDDRKVGKRKAATVADKSSKQKAKKEKRAKKDPNKPKRPPSAFFVFLEEFRKTFKKENPNVSSVAAVGKAGGEKWKSMTSAEKAPYEAKASKKKDEYGKLMNAYNKKQQSAAADGNAESDRSKSEVNDEDDEATGEEGEEEEEEEEEEEEDDDDD
- the LOC110620435 gene encoding high mobility group B protein 1 isoform X2, with product MKTAKGKGAAKASKEALKPTDDRKVGKRKAATVADKSSKQKAKKEKRAKKDPNKPKRPPSAFFVFLEEFRKTFKKENPNVSSVAAVGKAGGEKWKSMTSAEKAPYEAKASKKKDEYGKLMNAYNKKQSAAADGNAESDRSKSEVNDEDDEATGEEGEEEEEEEEEEEEDDDDD